A genomic window from Streptomyces sp. 846.5 includes:
- a CDS encoding cysteine desulfurase yields the protein MDTDAIRKDFPILQRVLHDGKPLVYLDSAATSQKPRQVLDAINAYYEQHNANVHRGVHTLAEEATALYEGARDKVASFINAPSRDEVIFTKNASESLNLVANMLGWADEPYRVDADSEIVITEMEHHSNIVPWQLLSQRTGAKLKWFGLTDDGRLDLSNIDEIITEKTKVVSFVLVSNILGTINPAEAIVRRAQDVGALVVIDASQAAPHMPLDVQALEADFVAFTGHKMLAPTGIGVLWGRQELLEDLPPFLGGGEMIETVSMSSSTYAPAPHKFEAGTPPISQAIGLGAAIDYLNAIGMENIAAHEREIVEYAVRRLQEVPDLKIIGPDTAEGRGAAISFTLGDIHPHDVGQVLDEQGIAVRVGHHCARPVCLRYGIPATTRASFYLYSTEAEVDALIEGLHTVRDFFG from the coding sequence CTGGACACCGACGCCATCCGCAAGGACTTCCCGATCCTGCAGCGGGTGCTGCACGACGGCAAGCCGCTGGTCTACCTGGACAGCGCGGCGACCTCGCAGAAGCCCCGTCAGGTGCTCGACGCGATCAACGCCTACTACGAGCAGCACAACGCCAACGTCCACCGCGGCGTGCACACGCTCGCCGAGGAGGCCACGGCGCTCTACGAGGGCGCCCGTGACAAGGTCGCGTCCTTCATCAACGCGCCCAGCCGGGACGAGGTGATCTTCACCAAGAACGCCTCCGAGTCGCTCAACCTGGTCGCCAACATGCTGGGCTGGGCCGACGAGCCCTACCGGGTGGACGCGGACTCCGAGATCGTGATCACGGAGATGGAGCACCATTCCAACATCGTGCCGTGGCAGCTGCTGTCGCAGCGCACCGGCGCCAAGCTGAAGTGGTTCGGGCTGACCGACGACGGCCGGCTGGACCTCTCCAACATCGACGAGATCATCACCGAGAAGACCAAGGTCGTCTCTTTCGTGCTGGTCTCCAACATCCTGGGCACCATCAACCCGGCCGAGGCGATCGTCCGCCGCGCCCAGGACGTCGGCGCGCTGGTCGTCATCGACGCCTCGCAGGCCGCACCGCACATGCCGCTGGACGTGCAGGCGCTGGAGGCCGACTTCGTCGCCTTCACCGGGCACAAGATGCTGGCGCCGACCGGCATCGGCGTGCTCTGGGGCCGCCAGGAGCTGCTGGAGGACCTGCCGCCGTTCCTGGGCGGCGGCGAGATGATCGAGACCGTGTCGATGAGCTCGTCCACCTACGCCCCGGCGCCGCACAAGTTCGAGGCCGGCACCCCGCCGATCTCCCAGGCCATCGGCCTGGGCGCGGCGATCGACTACCTCAACGCGATCGGCATGGAGAACATCGCCGCGCACGAGCGGGAGATCGTCGAGTACGCGGTGCGCCGGCTGCAGGAGGTCCCCGACCTGAAGATCATCGGCCCGGACACGGCCGAGGGCCGGGGCGCGGCGATCTCCTTCACCCTGGGCGACATCCACCCGCACGACGTCGGCCAGGTGCTGGACGAGCAGGGCATCGCGGTCCGGGTCGGCCACCACTGCGCCCGGCCGGTCTGCCTGCGGTACGGAATTCCTGCGACCACGCGGGCGTCGTTCTATCTGTACTCCACCGAGGCGGAGGTGGACGCCCTGATCGAGGGGCTGCACACGGTCCGCGACTTCTTCGGCTGA
- the sufC gene encoding Fe-S cluster assembly ATPase SufC, whose product MATLEINDLHVTVETENGPREILSGVDLTVKQGETHAIMGPNGSGKTTLAYSIAGHPKYTITRGTVTLDGEDVLAMTVDERARAGLFLAMQYPVEIPGVSISNFLRTSATAVRGEAPKLRTWVKEVKAAMADLQMDPSFAERNVNEGFSGGEKKRHEILQMELLKPKVAILDETDSGLDVDALRVVSEGVNRVRATGEVGTLLITHYTRILRYIKPDYVHVFAAGKIVKSGGPELADELENEGYEKYAKGGAAA is encoded by the coding sequence ATGGCAACCCTTGAAATCAACGACCTGCACGTCACCGTCGAGACCGAGAACGGCCCCCGCGAGATCCTCAGCGGCGTCGACCTGACGGTGAAGCAGGGCGAGACCCACGCCATCATGGGCCCCAACGGCTCCGGCAAGACCACCCTCGCCTACTCCATCGCCGGCCACCCCAAGTACACGATCACCCGCGGCACGGTGACCCTGGACGGCGAGGACGTGCTGGCGATGACCGTGGACGAGCGCGCCCGCGCGGGCCTCTTCCTGGCCATGCAGTACCCGGTGGAGATCCCCGGCGTGTCCATCTCCAACTTCCTGCGCACCTCCGCCACCGCCGTCCGCGGCGAGGCGCCCAAGCTCCGCACCTGGGTGAAGGAGGTCAAGGCGGCCATGGCCGACCTGCAGATGGACCCGTCCTTCGCCGAGCGCAACGTCAACGAGGGCTTCTCCGGCGGCGAGAAGAAGCGCCACGAGATCCTCCAGATGGAGCTGCTCAAGCCCAAGGTCGCGATCCTGGACGAGACCGACTCCGGCCTGGACGTCGACGCCCTGCGCGTCGTCTCCGAGGGCGTCAACCGGGTGCGCGCGACCGGCGAGGTTGGCACCCTGCTGATCACCCACTACACGCGCATCCTGCGCTACATCAAGCCCGACTACGTGCACGTCTTCGCGGCGGGCAAGATCGTCAAGTCCGGCGGCCCGGAGCTCGCCGACGAGCTCGAGAACGAGGGCTACGAGAAGTACGCGAAGGGCGGCGCAGCAGCGTGA
- a CDS encoding non-heme iron oxygenase ferredoxin subunit has protein sequence MSFVRVAALSELEADTPKRVTVGDTPVSLVRTEGEVFAINDICSHANVSLSEGEVEDCSIECWLHGSSFDLRTGKPNGLPATRPVPVYPVKIEGDDVLVSVTQES, from the coding sequence ATGAGCTTCGTTCGAGTCGCCGCGCTGAGCGAACTGGAGGCCGACACCCCCAAGCGGGTCACCGTCGGCGACACTCCGGTCTCGCTGGTGCGCACCGAGGGCGAGGTGTTCGCGATCAACGACATCTGCTCGCACGCCAATGTCTCACTCTCCGAGGGCGAGGTGGAGGACTGCTCCATCGAGTGCTGGCTGCACGGGTCGAGCTTCGACCTGCGCACCGGAAAGCCCAACGGGCTGCCCGCCACCCGGCCCGTCCCCGTGTACCCCGTAAAGATCGAAGGGGACGATGTGCTCGTCTCCGTCACCCAGGAGTCCTGA
- the sufD gene encoding Fe-S cluster assembly protein SufD, protein MAEATNTPGGSTTAGSIEVGTAGAGAQLAGPGTGRDTVAVVQPVDARLDAVDSYDVADFAVPTGREENWRFTPLNRLRGLHDGSAEATDGALKVDVSAPAGVVVEAVDRTDPRVGRAGKPVDRVAAQAFSSFEKAGLVSVPRDTVLTEPIRITVHGQGGTAYGHQVIELGAFAEALVVIEHTGDAVVAANVEYLIGDGAKLTVVSIQDWDDTAVHVAQHTALVGRDASFKSVVVTFGGDLVRLHPRVVYGATGGEADLYGLYFADAGQHLEHRLFIDHDTPHCRSNVAYKGALQGKDARAVWIGDVLIRAAAEGTDTYELNRNLVLTDGARVDSVPNLEIETGEIVGAGHASATGRFDDEQLFYLQSRGIPADEARRLVVRGFFAELVQQIGLPDLQERLIERIDAELEASVG, encoded by the coding sequence ATGGCTGAGGCCACCAACACGCCTGGCGGCTCGACCACCGCGGGATCCATCGAGGTCGGCACGGCCGGGGCCGGCGCGCAGCTCGCCGGTCCCGGCACCGGCCGGGACACCGTCGCCGTCGTCCAGCCGGTCGACGCCCGGCTGGACGCCGTCGACTCCTACGACGTCGCGGACTTCGCCGTGCCCACCGGGCGCGAGGAGAACTGGCGGTTCACCCCGCTGAACCGGCTGCGCGGGCTGCACGACGGCAGCGCCGAGGCGACCGACGGGGCGCTCAAGGTCGACGTCAGCGCCCCCGCCGGGGTCGTCGTCGAGGCTGTGGACCGCACCGACCCGCGGGTCGGCAGGGCCGGCAAGCCGGTCGACCGGGTCGCCGCCCAGGCCTTCAGCAGCTTCGAGAAGGCCGGTCTGGTCTCGGTCCCGCGCGACACCGTGCTGACCGAGCCGATCCGGATCACCGTGCACGGCCAGGGCGGCACCGCCTACGGCCACCAGGTGATCGAGCTCGGCGCGTTCGCCGAGGCGCTGGTCGTCATCGAGCACACCGGCGACGCCGTGGTGGCAGCCAACGTCGAGTACCTGATCGGCGACGGCGCCAAGCTCACCGTGGTCTCCATCCAGGACTGGGACGACACCGCCGTCCACGTCGCCCAGCACACCGCGCTGGTCGGCCGGGACGCCTCGTTCAAGTCCGTGGTGGTCACCTTCGGCGGCGACCTGGTCCGGCTGCACCCCCGGGTGGTCTACGGCGCGACCGGCGGCGAGGCCGACCTCTACGGGCTGTACTTCGCCGACGCCGGCCAGCACCTGGAGCACCGGCTGTTCATCGACCACGACACCCCGCACTGCCGCAGCAACGTCGCCTACAAGGGCGCGCTGCAGGGCAAGGACGCGCGGGCGGTCTGGATCGGCGACGTGCTGATCCGCGCCGCCGCCGAGGGCACCGACACCTACGAGCTCAACCGCAACCTGGTCCTCACCGACGGTGCGCGGGTCGACTCGGTCCCCAACCTGGAGATCGAGACCGGCGAGATCGTCGGCGCCGGACACGCCTCAGCCACCGGCCGCTTCGACGACGAGCAGTTGTTCTACCTGCAGTCCCGTGGCATCCCGGCCGACGAGGCGCGCCGCCTGGTGGTCCGCGGCTTCTTCGCCGAGCTGGTCCAGCAGATCGGCCTGCCCGACCTGCAGGAGCGCCTGATCGAGCGGATCGACGCCGAGCTGGAGGCGTCGGTCGGATGA
- the sufB gene encoding Fe-S cluster assembly protein SufB produces MTTTAHPELEGLGTYEFGWSDSDAAGATAKRGLSEAVVRDISAKKSEPEWMLNLRLKGLKLFGKKPMPTWGSDLSGIDFDNIKYFVRSTEKQAESWEDLPADIKNTYDKLGIPEAEKQRLVAGVAAQYESEVVYHQIREDLEEQGVIFLDTDTALKQHPELFQEYFGTVIPVGDNKFASLNSAVWSGGSFIYVPKGVRVDIPLQAYFRINTENMGQFERTLIIVDEDAYVHYVEGCTAPIYSSDSLHSAVVEIIVKKGGRCRYTTIQNWSNNVYNLVTKRAVAYEGATMEWVDGNIGSKVTMKYPAVYLMGEHAKGETLSIAFAGAGQHQDAGAKMVHMAPNTSSNIVSKSVARGGGRTSYRGLIEIGEGSKGAKSNVLCDALLVDTISRSDTYPYVDVREDDVSMGHEATVSKVSEDQLFYLMSRGLTEFEAMAMIVRGFVEPIAKELPMEYALELNRLIELQMEGSVG; encoded by the coding sequence ATGACCACCACCGCTCACCCGGAGCTTGAGGGCCTGGGCACCTACGAGTTCGGCTGGTCCGACTCCGACGCCGCAGGCGCTACCGCCAAGCGCGGTCTGTCCGAGGCCGTCGTCCGCGACATCTCGGCCAAGAAGTCCGAGCCGGAGTGGATGCTGAACCTTCGCCTCAAGGGTCTGAAGCTGTTCGGCAAGAAGCCCATGCCGACCTGGGGTTCCGACCTCTCCGGCATCGACTTCGACAACATCAAGTACTTCGTCCGCTCCACCGAGAAGCAGGCGGAGTCCTGGGAGGACCTGCCCGCCGACATCAAGAACACCTACGACAAGCTCGGCATCCCGGAGGCGGAGAAGCAGCGCCTGGTCGCCGGTGTCGCGGCGCAGTACGAGTCCGAGGTCGTGTACCACCAGATCCGCGAGGATCTGGAGGAGCAGGGCGTGATCTTCCTCGACACGGACACCGCGCTGAAGCAGCACCCGGAGCTGTTCCAGGAGTACTTCGGCACGGTCATCCCGGTCGGCGACAACAAGTTCGCCTCGCTGAACAGCGCGGTGTGGTCCGGCGGCTCGTTCATCTACGTGCCGAAGGGCGTGCGCGTGGACATCCCGCTGCAGGCCTACTTCCGGATCAACACCGAGAACATGGGCCAGTTCGAGCGGACGCTGATCATCGTCGACGAGGACGCCTACGTCCACTACGTCGAGGGCTGCACCGCCCCGATCTACTCCTCGGACTCGCTGCACAGCGCCGTGGTCGAGATCATCGTGAAGAAGGGCGGCCGCTGCCGCTACACGACCATCCAGAACTGGTCGAACAACGTCTACAACCTGGTGACCAAGCGGGCCGTGGCCTACGAGGGCGCGACCATGGAGTGGGTCGACGGCAACATCGGCTCCAAGGTCACCATGAAGTACCCGGCCGTCTACCTGATGGGCGAGCACGCCAAGGGCGAGACCCTGTCGATCGCCTTCGCCGGCGCCGGCCAGCACCAGGACGCCGGGGCCAAGATGGTCCACATGGCGCCGAACACCTCCTCCAACATCGTCTCCAAGTCGGTGGCGCGGGGCGGCGGCCGGACCTCCTACCGCGGTCTGATCGAGATCGGCGAGGGCTCCAAGGGCGCCAAGTCCAACGTGCTCTGCGATGCGCTGCTGGTGGACACCATCTCCCGCTCGGACACCTACCCCTACGTCGACGTCCGCGAGGACGACGTGTCGATGGGCCACGAGGCGACGGTCTCCAAGGTCAGCGAGGACCAGCTCTTCTACCTGATGAGCCGTGGTCTGACCGAGTTCGAGGCGATGGCGATGATCGTGCGCGGCTTCGTCGAGCCGATCGCCAAGGAGCTCCCGATGGAGTACGCGCTGGAGCTCAACCGGCTGATCGAGCTGCAGATGGAGGGCTCGGTCGGCTGA
- a CDS encoding MarR family transcriptional regulator, whose translation MPSAVSSRERVARSILDHGPSSAADLAERLGVTQPAVRRHLDSLLAAGLVTAREQKVYGHRGRGRPAKVFLLTDSGRDAFYQAYDQLAADALRFLAEAAGGGEAGRDALAAFARARLARDADRYREALGEGDGLTPTEKLAGVLSADGYAATVRRAPLGEQLCQHHCPVAHIAEQFPQFCEAETEVFSQLLGTHVQRLATIAHGDGVCTTFVPTPVHTPPATDTSSAVSSSPVSGRNPV comes from the coding sequence ATGCCCTCCGCGGTCTCCTCGCGGGAGCGGGTCGCCCGCTCCATTCTGGACCACGGCCCCAGCAGCGCCGCGGACCTCGCCGAGCGGCTCGGCGTCACCCAGCCGGCGGTCCGCCGCCACCTGGACTCCCTGCTCGCCGCCGGGCTGGTCACCGCCCGCGAGCAGAAGGTGTACGGGCACCGCGGCCGTGGCCGCCCGGCCAAGGTCTTCCTGCTCACCGACTCCGGCCGGGACGCGTTTTACCAGGCCTACGACCAGCTCGCCGCCGACGCCCTGCGCTTCCTCGCCGAGGCCGCGGGCGGCGGAGAGGCGGGCCGGGACGCGCTGGCCGCCTTCGCCCGGGCCCGCCTGGCCCGGGACGCGGACCGCTACCGCGAGGCGCTCGGCGAGGGCGACGGGCTCACCCCCACCGAGAAGCTCGCCGGGGTGCTCTCCGCCGACGGGTACGCTGCCACGGTGCGGCGTGCCCCTCTCGGAGAGCAGCTATGCCAGCACCACTGCCCGGTCGCGCACATCGCCGAGCAGTTCCCGCAGTTCTGCGAGGCCGAGACCGAGGTCTTCTCGCAGCTGCTGGGCACCCATGTGCAGCGGCTGGCCACCATCGCCCACGGCGACGGGGTCTGCACGACCTTTGTGCCCACCCCGGTCCACACACCGCCTGCCACCGATACCAGTTCAGCAGTCTCCAGTTCACCAGTCTCCGGGAGGAACCCCGTATGA
- a CDS encoding ABC transporter permease, with amino-acid sequence MSSTSYAPQPGAAPLGRMLRAQTGLETRMLLRNGEQLLLTVVIPSVLLVLFSAVDIVTTTGPGARVDFLAPGLLALAVLSTAFTGQAIATGFERRYGVLKRLGASPLPRWALMTAKTGSVLVTEVLQVALLSAIALLLGWHPHGDPAAVLLLLLLGTAGFSGLGLLMAGTLRAEATLAAANLVFILLLLAGGVIVPLAKFPAGVRPVLEALPISALSDGLRAVLQQGSAMPWGDVGILAAWAVVALAAAARFFRWE; translated from the coding sequence ATGAGCAGCACGAGCTACGCCCCGCAGCCGGGCGCGGCCCCCCTGGGCCGGATGCTCCGGGCGCAGACCGGCCTGGAGACCAGGATGCTGCTGCGCAACGGCGAGCAGCTGCTGCTCACCGTGGTCATCCCCAGCGTGCTGCTGGTGCTGTTCAGCGCGGTGGACATCGTCACCACCACCGGACCCGGGGCGCGGGTCGACTTCCTCGCGCCGGGGCTGCTCGCCCTGGCGGTGCTGTCGACGGCCTTCACCGGGCAGGCCATCGCCACCGGCTTCGAGCGCCGCTACGGCGTGCTCAAGCGCCTGGGCGCCAGCCCGCTGCCGCGCTGGGCGCTGATGACCGCCAAGACCGGAAGCGTGCTGGTCACCGAGGTACTCCAGGTGGCCCTGCTCTCGGCGATCGCGCTGCTGCTCGGCTGGCATCCGCACGGCGACCCCGCCGCCGTGCTGCTGCTCCTGCTGCTGGGCACCGCCGGCTTCTCCGGCCTGGGCCTGCTGATGGCCGGCACGCTGCGGGCCGAGGCGACGCTGGCCGCCGCCAATCTGGTCTTCATCCTGCTGCTGCTGGCCGGCGGCGTGATCGTGCCGCTGGCCAAGTTCCCCGCAGGGGTGCGCCCGGTGCTGGAGGCCCTGCCGATCAGCGCCCTGTCGGACGGGCTGCGCGCGGTGCTGCAGCAGGGCTCCGCGATGCCCTGGGGCGATGTCGGCATCCTCGCCGCCTGGGCGGTCGTCGCGCTGGCCGCGGCGGCCCGGTTCTTCCGCTGGGAGTGA
- a CDS encoding COX15/CtaA family protein, which produces MRGVRTPFSLLADRVTVSDRIIRWAAFATLVMSVLVVVTGGAVRLTSSGLGCPTWPTCTGSSIATTPAMGIHGIIEFGNRMLTDVLCGVIGLAIIAARCGRPWRRSLTRLGWAQFWVTVAQAVLGGITVLTHLNPFIVACHFLASTVLILTALAMWQRSREGDGDPVRTVGRPVVQLSRLTIAVTSALIVAGTLATGTGKHSGDGTAVKRMPFDAERITQFHADFAMVTIGLSLAMVFVLMAVDAPAEPRRRAREFFVVLMSQAVIGFVQYFTHTPELLVAVHLLGAALVWVAVLRLHLSLRTRPEVGALARAANIEATAQLAEV; this is translated from the coding sequence ATGAGGGGCGTGCGTACACCCTTCTCCCTCCTCGCCGACCGCGTCACGGTCTCCGACCGGATCATCCGCTGGGCGGCATTCGCAACGCTGGTCATGAGCGTGCTGGTCGTGGTGACCGGCGGCGCGGTACGGCTGACCAGCTCGGGGCTGGGCTGCCCGACCTGGCCGACCTGCACCGGCAGCAGCATCGCCACCACCCCCGCGATGGGCATCCACGGAATCATCGAGTTCGGCAACCGGATGCTCACCGACGTGCTCTGCGGGGTGATCGGACTGGCCATCATCGCCGCGCGCTGCGGCCGGCCCTGGCGGCGCAGCCTGACCCGGCTCGGCTGGGCGCAGTTCTGGGTGACGGTGGCTCAGGCGGTGCTGGGCGGGATCACCGTGCTGACGCACCTCAACCCCTTCATCGTGGCCTGCCACTTCCTGGCCTCGACGGTGCTGATCCTGACCGCGCTGGCGATGTGGCAGCGCAGCCGCGAGGGCGACGGCGATCCGGTGCGCACCGTCGGCCGGCCGGTGGTCCAGCTGTCGCGGCTGACCATCGCGGTGACCTCGGCGCTGATCGTGGCCGGCACCCTGGCCACCGGGACCGGCAAGCACTCGGGCGACGGCACCGCGGTCAAGCGGATGCCCTTCGACGCGGAGAGGATCACCCAGTTCCACGCCGACTTCGCCATGGTCACCATCGGCCTGTCGCTGGCGATGGTGTTCGTGCTGATGGCCGTGGACGCCCCGGCCGAACCGCGGCGGCGGGCCCGCGAGTTCTTCGTCGTACTGATGTCGCAGGCCGTCATCGGCTTCGTCCAGTACTTCACGCACACGCCCGAACTGCTGGTCGCGGTGCACCTGCTGGGGGCGGCGCTGGTCTGGGTGGCGGTGCTGCGGCTGCACCTGTCGCTGCGGACCCGGCCCGAGGTCGGTGCGTTGGCGCGGGCCGCGAACATCGAAGCAACGGCGCAGTTGGCAGAGGTCTAG
- a CDS encoding heme o synthase, whose protein sequence is MTAVETRPAGLVKANPGHRPLPARVGAFVALTKPRIIELLLITTVPVMFLAQRGVPDLLLVLYVVVGGYLSAGGANALNMYIDRDIDALMHRTERRPLVTGMVSPRECLVFGIALAIGSTVWLAALVNPLSAALALAALLFYVFVYTLGLKRRTSQNIVWGGIAGCMPVFIGWAAVTDSLSWAPVVLFLVIFLWTPPHYWPLSMKVKEDYANAGIPMLPVIATNEAVAKQIVAYSWAMVAVSLALWPLAHTSLLYPVSAVVLGAFWLKEAHGLLSRARAGVVGAKLKEMRLFHWSITYLTLLFVEIAIDPFLK, encoded by the coding sequence GTGACCGCCGTCGAAACCCGCCCAGCCGGGCTGGTCAAGGCGAACCCCGGGCATCGGCCGCTGCCGGCCCGTGTCGGGGCATTCGTCGCACTGACCAAACCGCGGATCATCGAGCTGCTGCTGATCACCACCGTCCCGGTGATGTTCCTGGCGCAGCGCGGTGTCCCGGACCTGCTGCTGGTGCTGTACGTCGTCGTGGGCGGCTATCTGTCGGCCGGTGGCGCCAACGCCCTCAACATGTACATCGACCGCGACATCGACGCACTGATGCACCGCACCGAGCGCCGCCCGCTGGTCACCGGCATGGTGTCGCCGCGCGAGTGCCTGGTCTTCGGGATCGCGCTGGCGATCGGCTCCACGGTCTGGCTGGCCGCGCTGGTCAACCCGCTTTCGGCGGCGCTGGCCCTGGCGGCACTGCTGTTCTACGTCTTCGTCTACACCCTCGGGCTGAAGCGCCGCACCTCGCAGAACATCGTCTGGGGCGGCATCGCCGGCTGCATGCCGGTGTTCATCGGCTGGGCCGCGGTCACCGACTCGCTCAGCTGGGCGCCGGTGGTGCTGTTCCTGGTCATCTTCCTCTGGACGCCGCCGCACTACTGGCCGCTGTCGATGAAGGTGAAGGAGGACTACGCCAACGCGGGCATCCCGATGCTGCCGGTGATCGCCACCAACGAGGCCGTCGCCAAGCAGATCGTGGCGTACAGCTGGGCGATGGTCGCGGTGTCGCTGGCGCTGTGGCCGCTGGCCCACACCAGCCTGCTCTACCCGGTGTCGGCCGTGGTGCTGGGCGCCTTCTGGCTGAAGGAGGCGCACGGCCTGCTCTCCCGGGCCAGGGCCGGGGTGGTCGGCGCCAAGCTGAAGGAGATGCGGCTGTTCCACTGGTCCATCACCTATCTGACGCTGCTGTTCGTCGAGATCGCGATCGACCCCTTCCTGAAGTAG